The following nucleotide sequence is from Parambassis ranga chromosome 21, fParRan2.1, whole genome shotgun sequence.
TTGTTTCAATCTGACAGCTTTTTCAACAAAGTCTATTGATTAAagatagggtaggagattttgaaaactcagtgtcagccagatttggaaagtaaacacacgcccctttctctcggcgctcaccccaaagccacgcctcccaatcacatggacacgcattacctgaagacgagctgcggtctgtgacttcagccatcatgcacgtacctctctggtgcacacagagcaggaagagagtgacaaccagccaatactctgcgcagggtccacccggaggattggctgatgtttttagtgttttatagcttccacagatgattaatattcttcgttttaatgctaAACTgccaaactgccaaactaattggttgctatcggattgtaaagagaagttacactaatttatcaaaaagtacatcagaataaaatctcctaccctacctttaatggatGAGAGGGAGTTGAGGGAATCCCTGAAACTTGGAGACGGGAGAGGATCTTCAGGATGCCGTGAGTGTTGGCTATTGTAAAGAAAAAGAGGGATAAAGAAGACAGAAGATAAGGGGTGAGGAGCAGGGTGGGGTCTGCTCCATTGGCTGCTGACCTCAACAATAGTCCCATCATTAGAATTTGGGATGTAGTGTTTAAACAGAACCTCTGTCTGTTACCTTCTTCATCTGTGTTTATTGCAAATACATTAGATATTGTAGATATAAAAGCATCTCAAGGTCAACCAGAAATCATTATTGTTCCAATATGTAGCAAGGTAATGCATTACATAATCATGTTCTGCTCCAGTTCTTTACCTCACTCTCCTGTGTTATTGTTAGCATCAGGTCTGCGAGGACAGTGGAGATGCACAAATATGGCTAAAACACTAAAATCACCAGCTCCTGTAAGGACTCAAAACATTTATGAGAAGAGAAACTCATGCCTGCAGTCGCTCTTATGCACGCCCTTTATTGAGCTGTGAAATGGGAATTTGGGTTTTTATGGGCCACGCTTCTATTATGCAAcaagttgctgtgtgtgtttgtattacatCACCTGCTGCTGAGCAACCTGCCTCACATCAAGCCACATCAGTAGTACGTGTGTATCCTACTGTCATGCACTGTTGGAAATATACGTGCATGTTTCTGAAGATTTGGTCCATAATTCTGCTGGTTTCTGATGTTCTGTTTCATGTTTAAGTATGTGGCAGTGGATTTCACAAAAGGCTATAAATCAAGGTTGGAGGAACACTTACAAAGCCGCAGTTGATTGTTTTTTAGTGAGAGTAGCTTCTCAAAAATTTAAAAGTTATTACATGAACTTTAAAGTCGATTATGCAATCATGTTAGCCAAGCATTGTTTATCAGGTAAACTTATTTTAAATTCTCCAGGAGATGTTAATGTGTTCAAACATAACAGAGAAGGTCAAAGTGAGGCTTCTTCTCTTCCTGATTACACCTTGAGAGTTTTTTATCCACTCACACAGATGTAGCATATAGACTGAGGTCATTATGatgttttgatttttgattttagGTGAAGAAGTAAGAGCGGATATGTGATGACGGTCTATGACCACAGTCACTCTTATGGTCATATTTTCTCACAAAGATGGCAAAAATCATCTACACCGCTGCTACTTTCTTGGTTTCAAAGACCCTCAGTAGCCCTTTGTGTTCCCATTAAGACGATTTGTGGATCCGATTGGCTGaagctgagctttttttttctattatattgactgacagatggttcatccaatcatcATCATAAACACAGAAGCTTCCTTTATGCTACCAGCTAGGAGGTGTTAATGTAGCACTTTCACCATATTAGCCTTGCTGATGCTACCTGCTAATGGCAACATCTATAGTCACATTTAAGAGGTGCACAGTGCAACAATCACATGTAGCGCCTTTAGCTTGCTGATGCTACCAGCGCCTGCACCGACGTACCAACTCCCACTGAATCTGCAGAGTAGTTTCACAAGAGCAACATTTATTAAAATCAATGATATTTTGTTCTCGTGAGCATCGGACATCGTCATGTACACAATATACAAATGGTGCATTCTGTAGCAAATATACTTTCTatagagagacagcagcagcagcagcagcagaattggcatgtacaaaaatacacatttgaTTTTTCTCACACAACAAAGTAACAagatattatatttttatatatatatatatatatatttatatatatttgtatcaTAAATATGCAGAACTATACAGGCTGAACACAATTCACTGTAATGGAGAGAACAATtataatatcattaataataatacaggGTAAAGTACTGTTTGAGAAATTAAAATGGTGACACTTCACATGGCAATGGCCTTATTTTAGTGTGTAGTCCTGTGACATTAATAACACTGAGAGAGTTgagaatatatattatttataatgtATGTTCATCGACGTTATTACACAGTGAAATAAGGACATTTATTGTAAAGGGTCAACCTAAAATGAACACTGCAATAACAGCAGTGCTGgaacaaaccatcatattactatgGACAAAACGTACAACAGTTAGACAGACTGCTTTTAAATGGTGCATTcatctcaacacacacacaaaaatacatacacaaacaagcTGTGTCCTCGTGAGACTGAAGAGGTTTCTTATTGAAGTGCTATAAAAGCGAGAATAAAGGAGAATTCTCCCTGGATGGCACAGTTTTTCCCACATTTTGGCTCAGGACACACCATCACTGATCACACAAACCACacattttcttcctcctccttcagcttcacctccctccctccctctatccctccCAGGTCACAGAGATATAAACCAGAGCTTCAGAGGACAACacgtgtgctgtgtgtctggagACTGCTTCTATGAATAAATACCGACCCTCATTGATTCACTACTGgttcaaacagacaaacacttcACTCTCTGGAAAAAGGAATAGTTCACCTATTACATGGAATTAGTCACAAATGCTGTTTAAGTATGTACAACAATCAACAATCTGTGCTTCCCATCACTGACACGTTAGAAAACATGTGTTGCAGATACAAATGAATGCACTGTATATTATAAAAATCAACATATTTGTGGCACTTTGTATTCTATAAAATCTGTTGGTGGATTTCTCTTTTCACAAGAAAACCTTGTGGCAAGAAACATGTGGCGAGATTCAGATTTAGTAAAACCGTATGTGCTGAAAAAGCATTTTTTGAAGataaaacaagaacaaataaaaactttttttgacTAACCAGATTTTTGCACTAGAGCTGCTCTCGTAGTACCTTTAATGGTTACTTCTGGATACTGATTAAACCATTATTTAAAGGGACATGACACCCAGCAATCATTCAGAGGTTATCGTGAATCCACCTACGATGACATGTGCAGACTTGTGACATCACACCAGGAGGTAAACTTTAATGTCATCCTCCTCATAATATTCATTATGGGTAGATGCACGCCATCTTCTGTGCTGTGATATGGTAGCATGGTGTAGGTTGTTAGAAAATAGTTCTAGAACCATTGTTTTGAATAAGATAATCTAGATAGAAACAAGAAGGTGAACCACTGAAACAGAACGTGCATGTGTACCTTTAAAAATCTTGAAGTACCGTTACAGTAATCAGCAACAGGACAAAGATGTATAACGAAGGATATAATCACATGAATGATGAAGACATCTATATACAAGTAAGCGTCTTAGATAAAAGCCAGCCTCCCATTTTCAGTTCATCTGTACAAAGTTCTCATTTACACGTATGACTCTTCTGCAAAGAACAGCTGTTCAAAGTCCTCCAGTCGTGGGTCACTGCACCTTCTGTTCTGCCACTCCTTCTTACCCTGTGCAATAGCTAGCGCCACCTCCTGACTCCTCCGCAGGCAGGATTCTGCATTCTCAGAGGAAAAGTAGTCCCTCACAGCCCGGgtggcagagggagacaggaagaAGTGCGGCTTGGCATGGTTCGGCTCTACGTCCGATACTCTCAGGCCGCCATCTTTGGGCTGAGCTTTAGACTTACGAGGTCTGTCCAAGGTAAGGctgggggaggggagagagtTCGCAGTGACCTTAGTAGGTTCGGACGCTCTGCGAGGGAGGGTCCTCCTCCCTTTATGGTCCTCCATGACTGGAGTCAGAGAGTGGGACTTTTGCCTCTGAAGGATCAGCGTGGTGGCAGTCTGTCCAAAGAAAACACCCTGTGGTGGCTGCACACTCTCACTTCCAGTCAGCCTCTGTGTGACCTCACTTCCTGTATGTGGTTTTGGGTTGTTGGGGGAGGTTGGGATTGGAGGTCTGTGGGTGCAGGTCTGATCATTGAGCTGCCTCAACTCTCTGACTGTGAGGGGTTTCTCTGAGCCCCTGTAGAAAGGAGATCGGTtgcgctgcagctgcagcagagcctgCTGGTAAGATGGAGGGCTGCTAGATCTTCGTTGGCTGTTGTGGTTTGTCACCACGGCCTCCTGGACAGAGTAGCCATTACTGGCTGGGTAGGATTTCCCGTTTACCACAGGcaagtcctcctctgtgtgtccattTTCAGGCTGCCTCAGCGACAGACTCCGGTCTCTCTTGAGCCACATGTTAGGATGGAGGCCGTGGGAGGTGGTGTGGCCCATGCGGGTGGGCTGTGTCAGGGCTTCCCTCTGAGGCGGGGAGCCCCTGGGCGACTGCTGTGGCCGCCCAGGAAACTgaggtgagagaggagcagggtCAGTCAAAGGATTTGACCCATTAGTGGTGTAGTCAGTGGAGTACTGTGAAAAGGCGGAGTCTAAAGAACTGAGGGAGGAGCCTGTTGGTGAGGTTGCCGGTGACGACAGGCTGGAACAGCTGGCGTCCAGCCGcagcggaggtggaggagcatgCTTTGACTTCCTCCGACCACCATTCTGGATTTTAGCTCCTCTCTTCTCACACctgttctctccctcctctgtcaGCTGTAACCCATTTAGCCCCTTCTCCAgaaacacctcctcctcctcctccccttcccccTCCATGGCTGCATCATAGCTAGCCTTCCTCAGTGGTAGGTGGCCGTTATCAGCATGAACCATCACTGGACAGGAAGGTGGCGTGCTACCCAGGGCTAAGGCCGGTTCTGagctcctcctcagcctcctggGACCCTGTGATAAACCGTTGGCCTGACGGGTGCGAGGCTGTCGCACTGCGGGGCTGAACCTCCTCGGCCTGGCCTGAGGggggagctgcagcaggaggtcaGTCTCGGGGTCGCAGGGATCGGGGTCGCCGTCGCTGAGAGTGATGACTGAATCGCGGCTGCGGCTGTCCGGTTTGTCTTTGTCACGGAGTGGCAGCTGTTCCTGGCAGGGAGACTCGGGGTCGTCATTCAGCTCGTTCTCCAGACTGTCGTAGGATGAGTCATTCATCTGGAAGGATGAAACATctgggaggagaaagaaagacgAGAGAATACTGAGTCACATAGAAAGctcaaaaaagtgaaaaaagaatTGAGCTGAACGAAACAAAGTCACTTTCACTGCTGTGGACAAGGAGGACAAGAAAATCAGTGCTGCATTATGAATGAGGAAATTCAGTATTATCTTATAATTAGCACCTGTGACCTGTGAAATTACTGCAGGTCAGTCTGGTGACCCCAATTTACAAGTCTGATTGGgcgtcacaaacacacagagagctagTCAAGCTCAAACACGCAGTTAGGTGTAACACAGTGAAGCTTTACACATCCAGGAAACAAATACAGCTTCtgttcagccacacacacacacacactctgatactCTAACCTCGAAGCTGGCCTTCATAACAAATGTGAAGGCCATATTCAGTGCTCTAGCTTGTTTAAATAAACTGCACAAATTTGCACCAGAACTTGTTTCAATCCAAACAAACCTGCCATCCTAAGtgttcctctttcttttctgtttacTCCTAACGTGTTACTGACTCAGCCCTTTTTCAACCATTCATCTTCATAATTTGATGTAACCAAGATGAATTACAAACTTATTATGAGCTGATATAAATGTTGTGACTGAGACTGTGCATTCCTTCTTCAGTGGTTTAATGAAACCGCTGAAGAAGGAATGCCGTCCGCAGACTTGGCCTTCATCTTTAAAACCATTCTAAATCGAAATTCTTCTCTTTAATCCCCATCTGTTCTGCTGACTCTCAGTTCTTACCAGATCCGtggtcactgctgctgcttttctggCTGAAGGCTCTAAACAGTGAGGTGACGTCTCCAAAGGCATTGCTGCAGTGTTCTATGAGGAAGTGGACGAGCTCGCACACCTGCAGGAAGGAAACAACACCTGGTTACATCATGCAGACGTTCTAAAATCTTTAATGTGCTCTGTCTGTAGTCATTTTGTCGTCTCTGCTTCTCAGGGAAGTAAAGTCACAAAAAGGTTTCGACAGCGTGCTGTAGCTACTCACGTTTTAACATCTGCCTGCTTTATTTTATGGAATTGTGACCTAAATACCTTTCTGACATTGGGTTCAAACAGCTGtcaaatgttatattttttgCATCCCATATTATCACCCTGTGAAATGTTTGCACTGATGTCAAGCTTCCAAGTCCTACAAGAGTATTTGCATTCCACATCAAGACCAAGAAAACtggacttcttcttcttcatcgaCTCTGGATAATGTCCTGATAATATCGTATGACATCATGCATTGGCTTTGATTATCACTTGTTAAAATGCCTGTGGAATGACCACCACTGGGAATGACAGACAAACACGGTGTGGGAGTTTTTGACAGCAGCTTCGAGGATAAGATTATCATATGCATCATgagaaaaatcacaaatgtcAGAGAGAGAAATCCCAATATGAAGCCTGCATCCAGTTAAAACTTTGAGTCTTATCAACCCAGTTGGAATCCTTCCTCAAACAAATCACACCACTTGGCTGAAACCGCTGTCTTCTAAACTAAACAGACACAACTTACTAAACATGTATGACGTCTTGCAGTATGACACAAATAGTCCGCAAACACCGGGGCCACTCAGAGGCTTCCCGGCTGTGGAAAAtttccactaaaaaaaaaaaaaaaaaaaatctgccgcTAGTGTTTATAAATGAGTCGTTTTTCCTGCCGTCGCTGTGCACCGTGTGACACTATGGAAACACAGTGCAGATAAACAGACCCGCTGTTTGTTTGTGGGCcagatgtttgtctgtttgtatgtCTGCATATGGCTGCAGTGATTCCAGAAGAACTGTctggacacacactgtaaaaaatgtttaaaaaaggtGAGTTTTATTCAAGGAATCCGGTAATCCTTCATAGTTTTTTACCAGACAACGTTCAATTCTGGTTGTACCTCCTCTGCGTGTAAACCACCTCTCTTCAGACACCACATGTGTTAATGTTGCATGAAGGGCCACACTTTACTTGGATTATGAATAATTTTCCGCTGTTTTCCATAACCTGCAGGAACAGTTAGCCTACACTTATGCAACAAGCAAATATGCTTCTACAaatgtttcatcttgctgtgaTCCTCCAACATGACTTTCATATCTACAGTCTGCAGGTGGGCACTGTGAGTTGGTACTGGCTGTACCTTCTTCTGTAAAAACATCTCAACAATTTGCTTCAGGGCGGTAAAACTACCCAATTATCTCCCAAACAATAAGTCTGTTTGGGATTCCAGGTAAGATAtctccagcaacagacaggGACATCTCTCTGCTATCAGTGTACGGTGACATTCCACCGTCTCATTCCTGCAGCGCCTGTTTTTAAATTCTTGGAAAAACAAAGAGGGTTATCAGTGGTGGAAATAATCCTATCAGACTGGCCACGGTGCACcaaatgaaacagcagcagagacatgaAGTCAAGGCAGAAGTCTTTAAAGCTGCAATtccttgagtggccacttgagggtggctccaaaaaaTGGGTCGTTACCAATAAACTTCCAGGATGAAGTGTCCAACTTTGTAGGATGAATGTTTACCTGGTTAAAAATTCAAATTGTTTTCAGTGAGTAACAAGTCATATGTAACAGACTTGTTGCCAGTAAAGAGGGAACAATGAAGCCTCTAGCTGTGTCCCAGCTGAAGGGCTGCATCATTTGAAGGACCTGGTATACGGAGGTCCGTCCTCCAGGGACCACAGGTGAGACTTTTTGCAGGTTGCGCTGAGGGTTATTAAATGCGGCAGAATTCCAGCCTTACTGTGATGCAGCCCTCTTGTAGCCTAGCAACCTGTTGTTGTTCAAGGATTACTCTTTGACTGTTAAAAATTCGACAGGGATGGTGCTCACTTTAGAACAGAACTAAACTGTAAATAAGCCAGCATTAGCCCTGAAGGCTAACTTTTATCTGTTGTCTGGTTTCCTGTGTAAACCCCTGTTCTCTTTCTCTGACCTTCCTCTCACTCTTTCATTTCACTCTGCTGCCCTCCTTCAATCACATCTTCAACATTCCTCACTGTCACTCATAGAGGCCGGCTACATGATACAAAGCACTGCAGGAAAGAGCCTGTGGGCATCCAGGAGACTTTCACTTCTCCATCCTCACCTAAGAGGGATGTTATCTTAAACTCTTTCAGCCATTCAGAAATGCCATATATCATTCACAAAAGATTTGTCTGCTACATTGTACATCTCCTCTTCATACTCCAACTCAGTGGGTGTACAAAAAGAGACATCACAGCTGTGTGCTAgaggaatttaaaaaaacaaaaacaaaagacagaagaaTGAGTTTGCTCCACATTTTCCAACCTCTATGTCTCCATTTTAACACAAAGTAAAGCTGTATTTTCCTGAGAAGCTCCAAAACAGCTACAGTATGTTCCACCAAAAGCATTTAAATTACATGCTGCATGAAGGAAACGGAGGAAAGCAAACTGAATTGGCTAAAACTGAGCAATCACGTGTCTCCAGAAAAGGTTGAAAACCAGCCATTACACAGACTGAGGCCCATGGTAGTTACAATTAGCCTCTGGTTCTGACCACAAGGTTGGAAGTTTCAAAAtctcactaaaaaaaaacaacaactttttcCCAGAAAATCAGCCGCCTGTGctgagaacaaacacacacacacagtgtgagagagGGAAAGTGTTATCAGAGGAGTATTTGTTGA
It contains:
- the LOC114426515 gene encoding rho GTPase-activating protein 20-like, whose translation is METMSPQEGTMGQNRSDSLTGESKALPDNKKKMKTLAQRRQSAPSLVISKALNRSRSTSRESCLTPVSPESCPLVQAFLAECPGRVFLGHAQTQLKTGLQTQERHLFLFTDTLLVAKAKSPSHFKVKAQVRVGEMWTAHCMEEVCEGSTNPEKSFVMGWPTCNCVATFSSEEQKEKWLALINSRVSEGKEKDDPKTVPLKIFAKDIGNCAYAKTLAVSNADSTTDVIRMALLQFGISGCVKDHRLWVSSSKDDPPYPLIGHEFPFSIKMSHIRDGGSSSGGVGRDPLSPTDCPGVLLLDQCLPPDTQCQFILKPSKVVPAPAHLIEPGQQKSFKRKRSLINWPFWRGSNTQLDGLPLSPTSLSPTQGRLFGRPLSSVCSPENGLPKPVMDMLVFLYLEGPYTRGVFRRSAGAKACRELRDRLDSGTEDTEISHQSVFVIASVLKDFLRNIPGSILCADMYEQWMDVMEGDGGEARIPAIQRLLHLLPSENLLLLRHVIAMLHCIQGNAQDNQMNAFNLSVCIAPSMLWAPAPSTPEMEGEATKKVCELVHFLIEHCSNAFGDVTSLFRAFSQKSSSSDHGSDVSSFQMNDSSYDSLENELNDDPESPCQEQLPLRDKDKPDSRSRDSVITLSDGDPDPCDPETDLLLQLPPQARPRRFSPAVRQPRTRQANGLSQGPRRLRRSSEPALALGSTPPSCPVMVHADNGHLPLRKASYDAAMEGEGEEEEEVFLEKGLNGLQLTEEGENRCEKRGAKIQNGGRRKSKHAPPPPLRLDASCSSLSSPATSPTGSSLSSLDSAFSQYSTDYTTNGSNPLTDPAPLSPQFPGRPQQSPRGSPPQREALTQPTRMGHTTSHGLHPNMWLKRDRSLSLRQPENGHTEEDLPVVNGKSYPASNGYSVQEAVVTNHNSQRRSSSPPSYQQALLQLQRNRSPFYRGSEKPLTVRELRQLNDQTCTHRPPIPTSPNNPKPHTGSEVTQRLTGSESVQPPQGVFFGQTATTLILQRQKSHSLTPVMEDHKGRRTLPRRASEPTKVTANSLPSPSLTLDRPRKSKAQPKDGGLRVSDVEPNHAKPHFFLSPSATRAVRDYFSSENAESCLRRSQEVALAIAQGKKEWQNRRCSDPRLEDFEQLFFAEESYV